One Pirellulales bacterium genomic region harbors:
- a CDS encoding ABC transporter permease subunit/CPBP intramembrane protease yields MNWQNVKLIFLREVRDQLRDRRTLFMIFVLPLLMYPLLGLSILQVSQFLREQPTKVLIVNLPQLSDLPPLVVDNHFDPQWLSDPAQQRLFELLIPKDDQIEASSDNTATEDLARQAIQKGEYQAAVVFPADFAQQLEKFRAELRGHTDHSSTDGQAEPAVPNPVIYCNTANEKSHLAYTRLSNVLRAWADAVAKQNLKDSQLPEEAARPFEFQRQDVSEEQQRTAALWSKILPFVLLLWALTGAFYPAVDLCAGEKERGTLETLLCSPAQRSEIVTGKLFTVMVFSMMTSVLNLLSMGLTGGLVISHLPAAEEATRMVLPPLVSQLWLLLALVPVSALFSALCIALAAFARSTREGQYYLMPLVLVTLPLVILPMGPGMELNLGNSLIPLTGLVLLLRALLEGNYLAALPYVPIVVGVTLLCCLMAVRWAIEQFNKESVLFRESERLDVSLWLRHLLRDRKNTPTVAEAVFCAVLILLIRFFMSFAMQPPDSFSEFVPQMIVTELVVVALPALLMTVMLTRSPGKTLLLRMPASWTLPAAVALAVVLHPALKVLQVIIMQLYPVPQSIEKAMESLHMASNFWPSIAILALLPAVCEELAFRGFILSGFRHLGHKWWAIVLSSILFGIVHTVLQQSIVAGLLGMVIGYLAIQTSSILPGMLFHFTNNALSLVVAKYHSSHLFQGMTRPIDDGSDFLYPWWLVIVGILIAATILIRFARLDYRKTKEEKLQEAIERQAITVNV; encoded by the coding sequence ATGAATTGGCAAAACGTAAAGTTGATTTTTTTGCGTGAAGTACGCGATCAATTGCGTGATCGGCGCACGCTCTTCATGATTTTTGTGCTGCCGCTGTTAATGTATCCGCTGCTAGGGTTAAGCATTTTGCAGGTGTCGCAATTTCTGCGTGAGCAGCCTACGAAAGTGCTCATCGTTAATCTGCCGCAATTGTCCGACTTGCCGCCGCTGGTCGTTGACAATCATTTCGACCCGCAGTGGCTTAGCGACCCTGCGCAACAGCGGCTGTTTGAACTGCTAATTCCTAAAGACGACCAAATCGAAGCCAGTTCCGATAATACTGCAACTGAAGATCTAGCTCGCCAGGCGATTCAAAAAGGTGAATATCAAGCTGCAGTGGTGTTTCCGGCAGATTTTGCTCAGCAATTGGAGAAGTTCCGCGCCGAACTTCGAGGGCATACGGACCACTCATCAACGGATGGCCAAGCGGAGCCGGCGGTTCCGAATCCCGTTATTTATTGCAACACGGCGAACGAAAAATCACACTTGGCATACACGCGACTATCGAATGTATTACGCGCGTGGGCTGACGCAGTTGCTAAACAGAACTTGAAAGATTCGCAATTGCCAGAAGAGGCGGCCCGGCCTTTCGAGTTCCAGCGTCAAGATGTTTCGGAGGAACAGCAGCGTACGGCGGCACTGTGGTCAAAGATTTTGCCGTTCGTGCTATTACTGTGGGCATTGACCGGCGCGTTTTATCCAGCCGTCGATTTGTGTGCCGGTGAAAAAGAGCGCGGCACGCTGGAAACGCTGCTATGTAGCCCAGCACAGCGGAGCGAAATCGTTACTGGTAAGCTGTTCACAGTCATGGTGTTCAGCATGATGACCAGCGTGTTGAACTTGCTCAGCATGGGATTGACCGGCGGACTCGTCATTTCTCACCTGCCGGCGGCTGAGGAAGCTACACGAATGGTGCTGCCGCCGCTGGTGTCCCAATTATGGCTGTTGCTGGCGTTAGTGCCCGTTTCGGCACTGTTTAGCGCCTTGTGCATTGCCTTGGCTGCGTTTGCACGCAGCACTCGGGAAGGGCAGTATTACTTGATGCCATTGGTATTGGTCACGCTGCCGCTGGTAATTTTGCCGATGGGACCCGGCATGGAATTGAATTTGGGCAACAGTTTGATTCCCCTGACTGGCTTGGTGCTGTTATTGCGAGCGTTGCTGGAAGGAAATTATTTGGCCGCATTGCCGTATGTTCCGATTGTGGTCGGAGTAACGCTATTATGTTGTTTGATGGCGGTTCGCTGGGCGATTGAGCAGTTCAACAAAGAAAGCGTGCTCTTCCGCGAGAGTGAACGACTGGATGTGAGTTTGTGGTTGCGGCATTTGTTGCGCGATCGAAAAAATACTCCTACCGTAGCGGAAGCTGTTTTCTGTGCGGTTTTGATTTTGTTGATTCGGTTCTTCATGTCGTTCGCGATGCAGCCGCCCGACTCGTTTAGCGAATTCGTGCCGCAAATGATTGTGACGGAACTTGTCGTCGTTGCGTTGCCAGCATTATTAATGACAGTGATGTTGACACGGAGTCCGGGGAAAACTTTATTGCTCCGAATGCCGGCATCGTGGACTTTGCCTGCCGCGGTAGCATTAGCTGTGGTTTTGCACCCGGCGTTAAAAGTTTTGCAAGTAATCATCATGCAGCTTTATCCGGTGCCGCAGTCCATCGAAAAGGCGATGGAATCGCTGCATATGGCGTCCAATTTTTGGCCCTCCATCGCCATTCTCGCGCTCCTGCCCGCAGTTTGTGAAGAACTCGCCTTTCGTGGGTTCATCCTTTCCGGTTTTCGACACTTGGGGCACAAATGGTGGGCTATCGTCTTGTCCAGCATTCTGTTTGGCATTGTGCATACGGTTTTGCAGCAATCGATTGTCGCGGGCTTACTTGGAATGGTAATCGGTTACCTCGCGATTCAAACTAGCAGCATTCTTCCAGGAATGCTTTTTCACTTCACGAACAACGCGCTGTCTTTGGTAGTTGCCAAATATCACAGCAGCCATTTATTTCAGGGCATGACTCGGCCAATTGACGACGGAAGCGATTTTCTCTATCCGTGGTGGCTGGTAATCGTAGGAATTTTGATTGCGGCGACGATACTAATTCGATTTGCCCGCCTCGATTATCGCAAAACCAAGGAAGAAAAACTGCAAGAGGCCATCGAACGTCAAGCAATTACCGTAAATGTCTAA
- a CDS encoding ATP-binding cassette domain-containing protein, translated as MIHAQQLTKSYEDLRRGQFVALNHVTFDALPGQIYGLLGPNGAGKTTALRILSTMLRPSSGSATINGYDVVTQPAQVRRQIGFVSANTAVYDRMTAWEMVEYFGRLHGMHDEQLRSRMEDLFARLQMNEIRDLLGSKMSTGMKQKVSIARAIVHDPPVIIFDEATVGLDVLVARSLLKTVAELREQGKCIVFSTHIMREAEKLCDRIAIIHRGSILAEGGLAELCQKYQEHDLEELFFLLISQHDDGLAVSK; from the coding sequence GTGATTCATGCCCAACAACTTACGAAATCGTATGAGGATTTGCGCCGAGGCCAATTCGTGGCGCTGAATCACGTGACCTTCGATGCGCTGCCAGGGCAAATCTACGGTCTATTGGGTCCGAATGGGGCGGGAAAAACCACGGCTTTACGAATTCTGAGCACGATGCTGCGGCCCAGCAGTGGCTCTGCCACCATCAATGGATATGACGTTGTAACCCAGCCGGCGCAAGTGCGGCGGCAAATCGGCTTTGTATCGGCCAACACCGCAGTGTACGACCGCATGACCGCCTGGGAAATGGTCGAATATTTTGGCCGCCTCCATGGCATGCACGATGAACAACTTCGGTCGCGCATGGAAGATTTGTTTGCACGGTTGCAAATGAACGAAATTCGCGATTTGTTAGGCTCGAAAATGTCGACCGGTATGAAGCAAAAAGTATCGATTGCCCGGGCGATTGTGCATGACCCGCCGGTGATTATTTTCGACGAGGCGACGGTTGGCCTTGATGTGTTGGTTGCCCGGTCGCTGTTGAAAACGGTAGCCGAATTGCGCGAACAGGGTAAATGCATTGTGTTTTCCACGCACATTATGCGTGAGGCCGAAAAATTGTGCGATCGAATTGCCATCATCCATCGCGGCTCTATTCTGGCCGAAGGCGGGTTGGCGGAGCTGTGCCAAAAGTATCAGGAACACGATTTGGAAGAGCTGTTCTTTCTGTTAATCTCGCAACATGATGACGGATTGGCGGTGAGTAAGTGA
- a CDS encoding DinB family protein — MNPRQAIKLGIDMGDMVSLPYLEDLTDKEMLQRPCPGCNHINWQVGHLIAAENNMLNQLAPGSLPPLPAGFADKYSKETATSDDPSKFCKKDELLTFHKQQRAATLAALEKMTDDKLDAPTGMDYAPTVGAMFSMQGSHWLMHAGQWAVVRRQLGRKPLF; from the coding sequence ATGAATCCACGACAAGCGATAAAACTTGGCATCGATATGGGCGATATGGTTTCGCTGCCATATTTGGAAGATTTAACCGACAAAGAAATGCTCCAACGTCCGTGCCCAGGTTGTAATCACATCAACTGGCAGGTGGGACATCTTATCGCCGCGGAAAATAATATGCTGAACCAATTAGCGCCAGGTTCCCTGCCGCCACTGCCGGCCGGTTTCGCAGATAAGTATTCGAAAGAAACCGCTACTTCTGATGACCCCAGCAAATTTTGCAAGAAGGACGAATTGCTGACATTTCACAAGCAACAACGCGCCGCCACATTAGCAGCGTTGGAAAAAATGACCGATGACAAGCTCGATGCTCCGACCGGAATGGATTATGCCCCCACCGTCGGCGCCATGTTCTCGATGCAAGGCAGCCACTGGCTCATGCACGCCGGCCAATGGGCGGTCGTCCGCCGCCAGCTCGGCCGCAAACCACTGTTTTGA